In Streptomyces longhuiensis, the following proteins share a genomic window:
- a CDS encoding ABC transporter substrate-binding protein: protein MRRRVVLLGALALTVSACGGVSQSTQGRTAHQKLVEGRTFTQAIASDPGSLDPQMTVLSVAIQTDRYLYDSLLNVDPAGKPVTGLADKWHATTTKATFSLRHGITCADGSPLTAADVAANINFVGDPANKSPFAGVTIAPGTKATGDNASRTVTVTSGAPDAFLLRNAGRLPMVCAAGLRDRSLLAKGGAGTGMFTVTEAVPNDHYTLTRRKDYTWGPGAWKTNQPGLPDKVVVRVVPNATTSANLLLSGGLNAAATVGPDKKRLAAQKLFHADYLAPMGELFFNEAPGRAVQDEGVRRALVQALDLTQLGKVLTSGTGTPATGMVTAEPRACTGDTVKGNLPAHDLAAARAALDAAGWRVGPSGVRVKDGKRLALTMIYATQLGPTMAPTAELAQQTWKSIGVDVRLKGVDSSGLNQALFTTGAWDVSMAPFGFELPSQAVRFVSGKAPPQGTNFAHVENAGYESQVRRAAGLVGDDSCRAWVAAETSLIKRVDVVPYVHSVVPFFGTGARFEVSAGSITPSSIRMYG from the coding sequence ATGAGGCGCCGGGTCGTGCTGCTCGGCGCGCTGGCGCTGACGGTGAGCGCGTGCGGGGGAGTCTCGCAGTCCACGCAGGGGCGGACCGCACACCAGAAACTGGTGGAAGGCAGGACCTTCACGCAGGCGATCGCGTCCGACCCCGGAAGCCTCGACCCGCAGATGACTGTCCTCTCGGTCGCCATCCAGACCGACCGCTACCTCTATGACTCGCTGCTCAACGTCGACCCGGCCGGAAAGCCGGTGACGGGTCTGGCGGACAAGTGGCACGCCACGACGACGAAAGCCACCTTCAGCCTGCGGCACGGCATCACCTGTGCCGACGGCTCGCCGCTGACCGCCGCGGACGTCGCGGCGAACATCAACTTCGTGGGTGACCCGGCGAACAAGTCCCCGTTCGCGGGGGTGACCATCGCGCCCGGAACGAAGGCGACCGGCGACAACGCGAGCCGCACCGTCACTGTCACCAGCGGAGCGCCGGACGCGTTCCTGCTGCGCAACGCGGGCCGGCTGCCGATGGTGTGCGCCGCGGGCCTGCGGGACCGTTCGCTGCTGGCCAAGGGCGGGGCGGGCACCGGCATGTTCACCGTCACCGAGGCCGTACCCAACGACCACTACACGCTCACTCGGCGCAAGGACTACACGTGGGGGCCGGGCGCGTGGAAGACGAACCAGCCGGGGCTGCCCGACAAGGTGGTCGTGCGGGTGGTTCCGAACGCCACCACCTCGGCGAACCTGCTGCTGTCCGGCGGCCTCAACGCCGCCGCCACGGTCGGGCCCGACAAGAAGCGGCTCGCCGCCCAGAAGCTGTTCCACGCCGACTACCTGGCCCCGATGGGGGAGTTGTTCTTCAACGAGGCTCCCGGCCGGGCCGTCCAGGACGAAGGCGTCCGCCGCGCCCTGGTCCAGGCACTTGACCTGACGCAGCTCGGCAAGGTGCTCACCAGCGGCACCGGCACACCGGCCACGGGGATGGTCACGGCCGAACCCCGGGCCTGTACGGGCGACACCGTGAAGGGCAACCTTCCCGCGCACGACCTCGCCGCGGCCAGAGCTGCGCTCGACGCGGCGGGCTGGCGCGTGGGCCCGAGTGGCGTGCGCGTCAAGGACGGCAAGCGGCTCGCCCTCACCATGATCTACGCGACGCAACTCGGGCCGACCATGGCGCCCACCGCCGAGCTGGCGCAGCAGACCTGGAAGAGCATCGGAGTCGACGTCAGGCTGAAGGGCGTCGACAGCTCCGGGCTCAACCAGGCGCTGTTCACCACCGGAGCGTGGGATGTCTCGATGGCGCCGTTCGGCTTCGAACTGCCGAGCCAGGCAGTGCGGTTCGTGTCGGGCAAGGCGCCGCCGCAGGGCACCAACTTCGCGCACGTCGAGAACGCCGGGTACGAGTCTCAGGTGCGTCGGGCGGCGGGGCTGGTCGGCGACGACAGCTGCCGCGCTTGGGTCGCGGCCGAGACGTCCCTGATCAAGCGCGTCGACGTCGTCCCCTACGTCCACTCGGTCGTCCCGTTCTTCGGCACTGGAGCGCGGTTCGAGGTCAGCGCTGGTTCCATCACGCCGTCTTCGATACGGATGTACGGCTGA